The genomic region AAAACGCCCCGGGCCGAATGAAACAGGCCAGGGGCGATGCGCAGGAACGCCAGACGGTTCGTAGAATTCTCGGTTTCGCCAACCCGCTATGCCGGCATTTCCCGGCGCGCCTGCTGGCGGGCGTGCAGGCGGGCAAAGGCGCGGGCCAGGCGTAGCAGCATTTCGTCGATGTTGCCCTTGCTCACGGTCAAGGCCGGCGAGAAGCGCACCACATCCGCCTGCGGTGCATTGAGCAGCAGGCCTTCGTGCAGGGCGGCACTCACCAGCTCCTGGGCCAGGCTCTCTTTCAGTTGCAGTGCCCACAGCAGGCCCTGCCCGCGCACTTCCCCTTGGCCGTAACGCCCGGCCAGGCGGCTCAGGCCTTCGCGCAGGTGGCGCCCGTTGTCCTGCACCTGGGCAAAGAAGCCAGGCTCCTGCACGGCATCCAGCACGGCCAGGCCTGCGGCACACATCAGCGCATTGCCATGGTGGCTGCCTTGCAGTTCGCCAGGTTCGGCGCAGCACGCCGTGCCCCGGGCCAGCAACGCTGCCAGTGGCACACCACCCCCAAGGCCCTTACCCAGGGTGACGATGTCGGCACGCACGCCGTAGGTTTCTTCGGCCAGCAGCGCACCACAGCGGCCGATGCCAGTCTGCACTTCATCGAGGATCAGCAGGATGCCCAGCTCGCGGCAGAGGGTTTCCACCCCCTTGAGGTATTCCTGCGTAGCCGGGATGACACCCGCCTCGCCCTGGATCGGCTCCAGCATGATCGCCACGGTGCGCGAGTTGACCTCGGCGTGCAGCGCCGCCAGGTCGTTGAACGGCACTTTGCTGAAGCCGGGCAGTCCGGGTTCGCAACGATTGCACGGCAGCGGGTCGGATGCCGACAGCGCCCCCAGGCTACGGCCGTGGCAAGCCTGGCTGGCAGTGATGATGTGATAGGCGCCGTTGCGGTGCAGCTGACCCCACTTGCGCGCCAGCTTGATCGCGCCCTC from Pseudomonas oryzicola harbors:
- a CDS encoding aspartate aminotransferase family protein codes for the protein MNLFKLRRPALSAVAEPKRAPVIVPEAPQLSHERLMPGSERAAQVFVRGQGSWLWDNEGHAYLDFTQGGAVNSLGHSPSVLVKALGNQAQALINPGSGFHSRGLLELAERLCQSTGSDQAYLLNSGAEACEGAIKLARKWGQLHRNGAYHIITASQACHGRSLGALSASDPLPCNRCEPGLPGFSKVPFNDLAALHAEVNSRTVAIMLEPIQGEAGVIPATQEYLKGVETLCRELGILLILDEVQTGIGRCGALLAEETYGVRADIVTLGKGLGGGVPLAALLARGTACCAEPGELQGSHHGNALMCAAGLAVLDAVQEPGFFAQVQDNGRHLREGLSRLAGRYGQGEVRGQGLLWALQLKESLAQELVSAALHEGLLLNAPQADVVRFSPALTVSKGNIDEMLLRLARAFARLHARQQARREMPA